A region from the Salifodinibacter halophilus genome encodes:
- a CDS encoding bifunctional DNA primase/helicase produces MFASLRSDIVARLTDAEFRGVERHTWIQKITCPECHKREAYAHADSPWLVFCGRLNNCGVRSHVTDLFPEIFDSWTERYQPPADAKPNPTAVANGYLRDGRGFDLTLIHGTYTQESFFSQQWGIGTTTVRFTLPSGATWERLLDRPHRFGQKAHFRGQYRGDAWSLYDDTDLAQAGEVWIVEGIFDAIALAHVGIRAISAMSCANFPGDRLARLQQAATDASTKRPALIWALDNNPAGRDAMERHIERAAALGWTNDGAQPPGGRDWNKLWQHGELEDADVERYRYYGALLLAPTPTAKAALIYRRTPRRDFWFEHSRRVYWFELNPDDLNKALESVTGDSDADERQPTAAEMDEAIRQAGKISRICNAHPTALYYQANADTDEAWYYCRVDSPDGTSVQNTFNGGQLAAASEFKKRLMGISAGAIWSGSSMQLDRLLTDQFQRIKTVETVDFVGYAREHGAYLLGDIAISRGRVYRKTGEDYFDFGRTRLKSLSHSPELHINPDLEAFDTSWVANLVGAFGADGVAALAFWLGSMVAEQIREAHKSFPFLEIVGEAGAGKSTLIEFLWKLAGRVDYEGFDPTKASLPARSRNFAQVANLPVVLNESDRELDGGARGRQFDWDELKTAYNGRNIRARGVKNAGNETYEPPFRGAIVISQNAEVQASEAIQSRICHLRFTKSRQTRATKELAEALERADVDAVSGFSVRAATHAQQIVDLVSERVASYEAYLLEDDHIRARRIAKNHAQLLALVDALGPDGLNLIDESTVGDGNERVIQMARERQTAINADHPMVEEFWEAYDFIESMYEGSSLNHYGSNEDHGRIAINLKEFEAMCGQHRLHSVPPVKEMKRYLRGSRSRPFVDSNISVRSRLRDNAATVRCWVFTDSPNRQQKP; encoded by the coding sequence ATGTTCGCCAGCCTGCGAAGCGACATCGTCGCACGACTGACCGACGCCGAATTCCGTGGCGTCGAGCGCCACACGTGGATCCAGAAAATCACCTGCCCCGAGTGTCACAAGCGTGAGGCGTATGCCCACGCGGATTCGCCGTGGCTGGTTTTCTGCGGCCGGCTGAACAACTGTGGCGTGCGGTCACACGTCACAGATCTTTTTCCCGAGATTTTCGATTCGTGGACAGAGCGCTACCAGCCGCCGGCGGATGCCAAGCCGAATCCAACCGCGGTCGCCAATGGCTACCTGCGAGATGGGCGCGGGTTCGATTTGACGTTGATCCACGGCACATATACGCAAGAGTCGTTTTTTAGCCAACAGTGGGGGATCGGCACGACCACAGTGCGTTTTACGCTGCCCAGCGGGGCGACTTGGGAGCGGCTGCTCGACCGACCGCACCGCTTCGGCCAAAAAGCGCATTTTCGCGGCCAATACCGGGGCGATGCGTGGTCGCTATACGACGACACCGACCTGGCCCAGGCTGGCGAGGTCTGGATCGTCGAGGGCATTTTCGATGCGATTGCATTGGCACACGTCGGCATCCGCGCGATCTCGGCGATGAGCTGTGCGAATTTCCCCGGCGATCGGCTGGCGCGCCTGCAGCAGGCCGCAACAGACGCGAGCACCAAGCGCCCGGCGCTGATCTGGGCGCTGGACAACAATCCCGCTGGGCGCGATGCCATGGAGCGTCACATCGAGCGCGCGGCCGCGCTCGGGTGGACAAACGATGGCGCCCAACCGCCAGGTGGGCGCGATTGGAACAAGCTGTGGCAGCACGGCGAGCTTGAGGATGCAGATGTCGAGCGCTATCGCTACTACGGGGCGCTGCTGCTGGCCCCTACGCCGACAGCCAAGGCAGCGCTCATCTATCGCCGCACCCCACGCCGTGATTTTTGGTTCGAGCACAGCCGGCGTGTGTACTGGTTCGAGCTCAATCCCGATGATCTCAACAAGGCGCTGGAATCAGTCACCGGCGACAGCGATGCCGACGAGCGCCAGCCGACTGCTGCCGAAATGGATGAGGCCATCCGCCAGGCTGGCAAAATCAGCCGCATCTGCAATGCGCATCCGACTGCGCTCTATTACCAGGCTAATGCCGACACCGACGAGGCCTGGTACTACTGCCGCGTCGATTCGCCGGACGGCACATCGGTCCAGAATACTTTCAACGGCGGCCAGTTAGCCGCGGCATCTGAATTCAAAAAGCGCCTGATGGGCATTTCGGCCGGCGCGATCTGGTCCGGCAGCTCGATGCAGCTTGATCGGCTGCTGACTGACCAATTCCAACGCATCAAAACAGTCGAGACCGTGGATTTTGTCGGCTATGCCCGCGAACACGGCGCGTATCTGCTCGGCGATATCGCGATTTCGCGTGGCCGTGTCTATCGCAAAACAGGCGAGGACTATTTCGATTTCGGGCGAACACGTCTCAAATCCCTGTCGCACTCGCCGGAGCTGCACATCAACCCCGACCTCGAGGCGTTTGATACTAGCTGGGTCGCCAACCTGGTCGGCGCATTCGGTGCCGACGGCGTGGCCGCGCTGGCGTTTTGGCTGGGGTCGATGGTTGCCGAGCAGATCCGCGAGGCCCATAAATCATTCCCTTTTTTAGAGATCGTCGGCGAAGCCGGGGCCGGCAAATCGACGCTGATTGAGTTTTTGTGGAAGTTGGCCGGGCGCGTGGATTACGAGGGATTTGACCCGACCAAAGCGTCGCTGCCCGCGCGCTCGCGCAATTTTGCCCAGGTCGCCAACCTGCCCGTGGTGCTGAACGAGTCCGACCGCGAGCTCGATGGTGGCGCGCGAGGCCGCCAGTTCGATTGGGACGAGCTAAAAACCGCGTATAACGGCCGCAACATCCGTGCACGTGGCGTTAAAAACGCGGGTAACGAAACCTACGAGCCGCCGTTTCGCGGCGCAATCGTGATATCGCAAAACGCCGAGGTGCAGGCCAGTGAGGCCATTCAGTCGCGCATCTGCCACCTGCGGTTCACCAAGTCCCGTCAGACCCGTGCCACCAAGGAGCTGGCCGAGGCGCTGGAGCGTGCCGACGTCGATGCGGTTTCCGGATTTTCAGTCCGGGCTGCGACCCATGCGCAACAGATCGTCGACCTCGTGTCCGAGCGCGTGGCCAGCTACGAGGCCTATCTGTTGGAGGATGATCATATCCGGGCACGGCGCATCGCGAAAAATCACGCCCAGCTATTAGCGCTGGTCGATGCGCTCGGCCCCGACGGGCTGAATCTGATCGACGAATCCACGGTCGGCGACGGCAACGAGCGCGTGATCCAGATGGCGCGCGAGCGCCAAACCGCAATCAACGCCGATCACCCGATGGTTGAGGAGTTCTGGGAGGCCTACGATTTCATCGAATCGATGTACGAGGGATCGTCATTGAACCACTACGGATCCAACGAAGATCACGGCCGCATCGCCATCAATCTAAAGGAATTCGAGGCCATGTGCGGACAGCACAGGCTTCACAGCGTGCCGCCAGTCAAAGAGATGAAGCGCTATCTGCGTGGTTCACGATCGCGCCCGTTCGTCGATTCCAACATTTCGGTGCGTAGCCGCCTGCGCGACAACGCCGCAACCGTGCGCTGCTGGGTGTTCACCGATTCCCCTAACCGGCAACAGAAGCCATGA
- a CDS encoding HNH endonuclease — MPHRPGNWALRTSRWQAVRLQAKRRDGFKCTQCGSRHRLEVHHIKPVRTHPELAFDVANTATLCASCHNAETRRELGQSPPDPERAKWRELIRRS, encoded by the coding sequence TTGCCCCATCGACCCGGCAACTGGGCGCTACGCACCAGCCGCTGGCAAGCAGTTCGGCTACAGGCCAAGCGGCGCGACGGTTTCAAGTGCACCCAATGTGGAAGTCGACACCGGCTTGAAGTCCACCATATAAAGCCAGTTCGAACACACCCCGAGCTGGCGTTCGATGTGGCTAACACAGCGACGCTGTGCGCGTCGTGCCACAACGCCGAGACACGTCGAGAGCTTGGGCAATCTCCCCCCGATCCGGAGCGCGCCAAGTGGCGCGAGTTGATCCGCCGATCCTGA
- a CDS encoding site-specific integrase encodes MRPHFGGLAIADITAAHVAEYKRCRFSEAAAATVGKEMHLLSAAINHANAEWDWHVPNPMHGRIPTPPDGRIRWITHDEADSLLEAAASRRRAPYLVDMVRLALHTGLRHRELLNLAWNRVDESNSLIYLYSADQKSQRVSSIPLNKSAQTALNNRRGIDRHRVFTYQGQPIASAKKSFRAACRQAGIDDFTIHDLRHTTASWMIQRGVSLAAVKEVMRHRSIQTTMRYAHLAPENTRAAVAALDWDSIGTHNGQNGADTGHT; translated from the coding sequence TTGCGGCCACATTTCGGGGGGCTAGCGATTGCCGACATCACCGCCGCACACGTAGCCGAATACAAACGCTGTCGGTTTTCTGAGGCCGCCGCCGCCACCGTCGGCAAAGAGATGCACCTGCTATCGGCCGCAATAAATCACGCGAACGCCGAATGGGACTGGCACGTACCAAACCCGATGCACGGACGCATCCCGACGCCGCCCGATGGCCGCATCCGCTGGATAACACATGATGAGGCCGATTCACTGCTCGAGGCCGCGGCCTCACGCCGACGCGCGCCATATTTGGTCGACATGGTCCGATTGGCACTCCATACCGGACTACGCCATCGCGAACTGCTAAACCTGGCATGGAATCGAGTGGACGAATCGAACAGCCTCATCTACCTATATAGCGCAGACCAAAAAAGCCAACGCGTCAGCTCGATCCCGCTGAACAAATCAGCCCAGACGGCTTTGAACAACCGGCGCGGCATCGACCGTCATCGCGTTTTCACATATCAGGGCCAGCCAATTGCCTCCGCTAAAAAATCTTTTCGGGCCGCGTGCCGACAGGCTGGCATTGACGATTTCACAATCCACGACTTGCGGCACACGACCGCGAGCTGGATGATCCAGCGAGGCGTCTCGCTAGCCGCAGTCAAAGAGGTCATGCGCCACCGGTCTATCCAGACGACGATGCGCTACGCCCACCTAGCTCCGGAAAACACCAGAGCAGCAGTGGCCGCACTGGACTGGGACTCGATTGGGACGCACAACGGGCAAAACGGGGCCGACACTGGCCATACCTGA
- a CDS encoding helix-turn-helix domain-containing protein → MHPLAITIQAAADSLAVSPRTVRRMLDDGELIAVHIRGARRVQYASLLDVCRTEKTDPHTGSPATSTHAAGELDDLLAQRTTRKPKRSRASGAPKSTDKLGGASGRVIHLNNC, encoded by the coding sequence ATGCATCCGTTAGCCATCACAATCCAGGCAGCCGCCGATTCGCTAGCTGTGTCGCCGCGTACCGTGCGTCGTATGCTGGACGACGGCGAACTTATTGCGGTACATATACGCGGCGCCCGCCGCGTCCAATACGCAAGCCTGCTAGATGTATGCCGCACCGAAAAGACGGATCCCCATACTGGTTCGCCAGCTACGTCAACGCACGCGGCCGGCGAACTCGACGATCTACTGGCACAGCGGACTACCAGGAAGCCAAAGCGCTCGAGGGCAAGTGGCGCGCCGAAGTCCACCGACAAACTCGGTGGGGCGAGCGGCCGCGTTATACATTTGAACAACTGCTGA
- a CDS encoding tyrosine-type recombinase/integrase encodes MARYNIDKAGTRKKLKPRREPYWGAPIDRGLYLGFRKLEHGGNWVARYYDEGRHRYKSLGPEATPYDEAVQTARQWAKTLEAGIDTSQVQIVADACKEYVEDRRREKGEATARDVEGRYQRTVYDDPIGKVKLSKLRMAQIKSWRAKLDMKPASSNRYLSALKAALNYAVASRYVDGGRAIEWQNVKPLEVTARRDLYLERDQRRALIEALPDHAKTFVWALCLLPLRPGALAAATVADLNADALRIRQDKAGAGRTIALPQATADLLQEQAKDKLPAAPLVSYSDGSHWNRWRWKKPIKSAAAAVDLPPETCAYTLRHSVITDMLAGGMDSLTVARMAGTSLAIIEKHYGHLLHKHAADAMARLSL; translated from the coding sequence ATGGCACGGTATAACATCGACAAGGCAGGAACCCGGAAAAAGCTAAAGCCTCGACGCGAACCATACTGGGGCGCGCCGATTGATCGCGGGCTATATCTTGGTTTCCGCAAGCTGGAGCATGGCGGTAACTGGGTTGCGCGTTACTACGATGAAGGCCGGCACCGCTATAAATCACTGGGGCCGGAAGCCACGCCGTACGATGAGGCAGTACAAACGGCACGCCAGTGGGCCAAGACATTAGAGGCTGGCATTGATACCAGTCAGGTGCAGATCGTGGCCGATGCCTGTAAGGAATATGTAGAGGATCGGCGGCGAGAAAAGGGAGAGGCTACCGCCAGAGATGTCGAGGGACGATATCAGCGCACCGTCTACGATGATCCGATTGGTAAGGTGAAGCTGTCGAAACTACGCATGGCGCAGATTAAATCATGGCGGGCCAAGCTAGACATGAAGCCGGCGAGCTCAAACCGCTATCTGTCTGCGCTCAAGGCCGCGCTGAATTACGCCGTCGCATCCCGATATGTTGATGGCGGTCGGGCAATTGAGTGGCAAAACGTCAAACCGCTGGAAGTAACAGCGCGGCGTGACTTGTACCTTGAACGTGACCAGCGGCGGGCGCTCATTGAGGCATTGCCGGATCATGCTAAGACGTTTGTCTGGGCGTTGTGCCTGCTGCCGCTGAGACCGGGGGCGTTGGCAGCGGCAACCGTGGCCGACCTGAACGCTGACGCGCTCCGTATTCGCCAAGACAAGGCTGGAGCGGGTCGTACTATCGCATTGCCCCAGGCGACCGCAGATTTACTCCAAGAGCAGGCAAAAGACAAGTTGCCGGCCGCGCCGTTGGTGTCGTACAGCGATGGCTCGCACTGGAACCGGTGGCGTTGGAAAAAGCCAATCAAAAGCGCGGCGGCGGCCGTTGACCTGCCGCCGGAAACTTGTGCTTATACGCTTCGCCATTCAGTGATAACTGACATGCTGGCCGGTGGTATGGATAGCCTGACCGTGGCGCGGATGGCGGGCACTAGTCTGGCGATAATCGAGAAACATTATGGGCATCTGCTGCACAAGCACGCGGCGGACGCTATGGCGCGGTTGAGTCTTTAA
- a CDS encoding ogr/Delta-like zinc finger family protein, with the protein MATPIPCPHCGGPTRIRKSEAVSNITREGVIECRNVECLWRGKYVFSMTHTLSPALAPDTSVRIPLSPQIAKRLNPEPDQ; encoded by the coding sequence ATGGCGACGCCAATCCCCTGCCCGCACTGCGGCGGGCCGACTCGAATCCGCAAATCCGAGGCGGTATCAAACATCACCCGCGAGGGTGTAATCGAGTGCCGCAACGTCGAGTGTCTGTGGCGCGGCAAATATGTGTTTTCCATGACACACACGCTCTCGCCGGCGTTGGCGCCGGATACCAGCGTGCGCATACCGCTATCGCCCCAGATCGCCAAGCGGCTCAATCCCGAGCCCGATCAATAG
- a CDS encoding terminase has product MSESKTVIDFIEGLEVAEGKRAGKPIKLAKFQKDFIRGAFKRSTSVGCLSVGRGNGKSTLTAGIGLASLLGVYDTQPRREILVAARTRDQAKIVFQYTMGLATTLPEETQAELTFRQGQRLEIEFDGQGGGHLLRCLAADPKNALGTSPTLAIMDERGHWHEEKGNDLESALLSGLGKRGGRCLMISTSASSDTHSFSQWLDSPPEGAYVQEHRPSPGLPADDLASIREANPGAKAGIGADTKWLVAQAQRAIARGGSALSSYRLYNRNERVSGERRDMLLDIDTWLDCETSDLPPREGGAVVGIDLGGSSSMSAAVAYWPTTGRMEAMGAFPKTPSLLDRGQRDAVKDRYVEMYDRGELLTLGQKVVPTDQFLAAVMEQLGDSSVACLTSDRYREAEFYEAMQSAGVRAPVVFRGMGFKDGSEDTERFRSAIFDGHVKVKPSLLLRSALADAVTLADVSNNQKLAKARSLGRIDAAAAAILAVAEGQRRQARPIPQSRAMWA; this is encoded by the coding sequence ATGAGCGAATCCAAAACAGTTATCGACTTCATCGAGGGCCTAGAAGTCGCCGAGGGTAAGCGCGCCGGCAAGCCGATCAAGCTGGCCAAGTTCCAGAAGGACTTCATACGCGGTGCGTTCAAGCGTTCCACGTCGGTCGGTTGCCTATCCGTCGGCCGTGGCAACGGCAAGAGTACGCTCACGGCTGGTATTGGACTGGCCTCCCTGCTGGGCGTCTACGACACGCAACCACGCCGTGAGATTCTGGTCGCGGCCCGGACGCGGGATCAGGCCAAAATCGTTTTTCAGTACACGATGGGGTTGGCGACAACATTGCCGGAGGAAACGCAAGCGGAGCTCACATTCCGCCAAGGGCAGCGGCTCGAGATTGAATTCGATGGGCAAGGCGGTGGCCACCTCCTGCGCTGCCTCGCGGCCGATCCGAAAAACGCGCTTGGGACGTCCCCGACGCTGGCCATCATGGATGAGCGCGGCCATTGGCACGAAGAAAAAGGCAACGATTTGGAATCTGCCTTGCTGTCCGGTCTGGGCAAGCGTGGCGGCCGCTGTCTAATGATCTCGACCAGTGCCTCATCCGACACCCATTCGTTCAGTCAGTGGCTCGACAGCCCGCCCGAAGGGGCCTATGTTCAGGAACACCGGCCATCACCCGGATTGCCGGCTGACGATCTGGCCTCAATCCGCGAGGCCAATCCCGGCGCCAAGGCTGGTATCGGTGCGGACACCAAGTGGCTTGTGGCGCAGGCGCAACGGGCAATCGCTCGCGGTGGCTCGGCCCTGTCTAGTTATCGGCTGTATAACCGCAATGAGCGCGTATCGGGCGAGCGCCGCGATATGCTGCTCGATATCGATACCTGGCTCGACTGTGAAACCAGTGATCTGCCACCGCGTGAAGGCGGAGCTGTCGTGGGCATCGACCTGGGCGGCAGTAGTTCCATGTCGGCGGCTGTGGCGTACTGGCCCACCACCGGCCGCATGGAGGCGATGGGCGCTTTCCCGAAGACGCCGAGCCTGCTGGATCGCGGCCAACGCGATGCGGTAAAAGACCGCTACGTCGAGATGTACGACCGTGGCGAGCTGCTGACGTTGGGCCAAAAGGTCGTTCCGACTGACCAGTTCCTGGCGGCAGTCATGGAGCAGTTGGGCGACTCGTCTGTGGCATGTCTCACGTCCGACCGTTACCGCGAGGCGGAGTTCTACGAAGCCATGCAATCGGCTGGGGTGCGTGCGCCCGTGGTTTTCCGTGGCATGGGCTTCAAAGACGGATCAGAAGATACCGAACGGTTCCGGTCAGCTATCTTTGATGGCCATGTGAAGGTTAAGCCAAGCCTTCTATTACGTTCGGCGCTAGCCGACGCTGTGACGCTGGCCGACGTGTCCAATAACCAGAAGCTGGCCAAGGCGCGCAGCCTCGGCCGAATCGACGCGGCGGCTGCGGCCATTCTGGCGGTGGCCGAGGGGCAACGCCGGCAGGCACGACCGATCCCGCAATCCCGCGCTATGTGGGCATAG
- a CDS encoding phage portal protein: MGLLNLFKRHKPEQRNFTSQAMAARFAEIQGQAGVGDLTATTQTCVGLWENTLAQADIDGTQSLSPRLMAMAGRSLGLTGEAVFLIGEGRLIPAYEWDLSTRDGEPTAYRLTLPDVTGGRSVTVLAPEVIHFRIGSRPSAPWRGSSPLHRASLTAGLLDAIERALAEVYTDSPLGSQVMSTPEDPDGSNANLQRSFRGQRGRVLLPESTNVTAAGGPAPQQDWKPADLSPDLSRSMTTESHRAAHNAIVSAYGVLPALLNDQSAGPVIREARSHLVQMSLQPIAELMAQEATDKLGAGVTIDALTPTQAMDTGARARALQATVKALSEAKEAGVEAGQIQQAMNFSGVE, encoded by the coding sequence ATGGGCCTGCTGAATTTGTTCAAACGCCACAAGCCAGAGCAACGTAATTTCACATCGCAGGCGATGGCAGCCCGATTTGCTGAGATCCAGGGCCAGGCCGGCGTCGGCGATCTGACGGCCACCACACAAACCTGCGTGGGCCTTTGGGAAAACACACTGGCGCAAGCCGATATTGACGGCACGCAGTCATTGTCACCGCGTCTCATGGCCATGGCCGGGCGTAGCCTAGGGTTGACCGGCGAGGCGGTTTTTCTGATCGGCGAAGGCCGGCTGATCCCTGCTTACGAGTGGGATTTGTCCACCCGGGACGGCGAGCCGACGGCGTACCGGCTCACACTGCCCGACGTGACCGGCGGCCGTAGCGTAACGGTACTAGCGCCCGAAGTTATTCACTTTCGAATCGGTAGCCGCCCGTCGGCACCGTGGCGTGGTAGCAGCCCCTTGCACCGCGCTAGCCTCACAGCCGGGCTGCTGGATGCAATCGAGCGGGCACTTGCTGAGGTTTACACCGATTCGCCTTTGGGCAGTCAAGTCATGAGCACGCCGGAGGACCCGGACGGCAGTAACGCGAATCTGCAACGCAGTTTCAGAGGTCAGCGCGGTCGTGTTCTGCTACCAGAATCCACCAACGTTACCGCAGCCGGCGGGCCAGCGCCACAGCAAGACTGGAAGCCAGCGGACTTATCCCCCGATCTGTCCCGCAGCATGACCACAGAGAGCCACAGAGCGGCGCACAACGCCATTGTGAGCGCTTACGGCGTCCTGCCGGCTTTGTTGAACGACCAAAGCGCCGGCCCAGTAATCCGCGAAGCTAGGAGTCACCTAGTGCAGATGAGTTTGCAACCGATTGCTGAACTGATGGCACAAGAGGCCACTGACAAGTTGGGCGCCGGCGTAACCATTGATGCACTGACGCCCACACAGGCGATGGACACCGGTGCCAGAGCACGGGCGCTACAGGCCACCGTCAAGGCACTGAGCGAGGCCAAAGAAGCGGGTGTTGAAGCCGGTCAAATCCAGCAGGCGATGAATTTTTCCGGTGTGGAATAG
- a CDS encoding HK97 family phage prohead protease → MLFAPVNGGLEVRGEPDGGATIAGRFPFGAEAELQRGRFETFQPGAFEYEDVHLLASHDFAKPLASRGAGSLSVNDTDDALQFEARISPEVANTSHGRDTLALARAGLSVGLSPGFAVAPDGETVSRRDNGVLRTVRSAKLHELSVVTRPAYDAAQVEARSWDPAVDLDAFINHPMVLPAFRWR, encoded by the coding sequence ATGCTGTTCGCGCCAGTCAACGGCGGGCTTGAGGTCCGGGGTGAGCCGGACGGGGGCGCCACCATTGCGGGGCGCTTCCCGTTCGGTGCCGAAGCCGAGCTGCAACGCGGCCGGTTCGAGACGTTCCAGCCGGGTGCCTTCGAGTATGAGGATGTGCACCTGTTAGCTTCGCACGATTTCGCTAAACCGCTGGCGTCGCGCGGTGCGGGCAGTTTGTCCGTCAACGATACCGACGACGCGCTTCAATTCGAGGCGCGGATCAGTCCCGAAGTGGCCAACACCAGTCACGGTCGGGATACGCTGGCACTGGCGCGCGCCGGCCTGTCTGTGGGGCTGTCACCGGGCTTTGCCGTAGCACCCGACGGCGAGACCGTTTCCCGGCGCGACAACGGTGTCCTGCGCACAGTGCGCTCGGCAAAGCTCCATGAGTTATCCGTCGTTACCCGGCCAGCCTATGACGCGGCGCAAGTCGAGGCGCGTTCCTGGGACCCAGCCGTCGATCTCGACGCATTCATCAATCACCCCATGGTTTTACCCGCGTTTAGGTGGCGGTAA
- a CDS encoding phage major capsid protein produces the protein MLQSKTIEKRQSEIREELSTLAGNDQLTNEQRQRLDTLDGEYKDNERRYRAALVSEDEQRQNAGAELETREGRQWSDLLAGYEVRQAALNLDEGRPLDGKTAEVVTELRNQGGYRGVPVPFAAFEQRAGETTSSHVPDPVDTRPLIDRLFPQSVASSMGAQMVNISSGSVEYPVSTSSVSTGWAGSEGAEVAGPTEFTTVDRPLSPDSTLGVQMSITRKAMKQSAGIEDAIRRDMQGAIQAEMDKVIFQGSGKSGQPSGVMAKASDYGIASTAVDSEATYGAFRKAVTEFMLSNAATGPNSVNALIRPEVWDAMDGVIFDSGSGVTEYDRLAAKLGRVTQSHNALADPSGSPKASSALLTTNAGGQSPIFVATWGAIDMIRDPYSDAASGGLRLTGLVTLDVSISRAEQLRILSGLQ, from the coding sequence ATGTTGCAAAGCAAAACGATCGAAAAGCGCCAATCGGAGATTCGTGAAGAACTCTCGACGCTGGCCGGAAATGACCAATTGACCAACGAGCAACGGCAGCGGCTGGATACGCTTGACGGCGAATACAAGGACAACGAGCGCCGTTACCGGGCTGCACTCGTGTCTGAGGATGAACAGCGTCAGAACGCCGGTGCCGAGTTGGAGACTCGTGAGGGCCGACAATGGTCCGACCTGCTGGCGGGCTATGAAGTCCGCCAAGCGGCGCTGAACCTGGACGAGGGCCGGCCGCTGGATGGCAAGACGGCCGAAGTGGTTACTGAGCTCCGTAACCAGGGTGGTTACCGAGGCGTGCCCGTTCCCTTCGCGGCATTCGAGCAGCGCGCGGGCGAAACCACATCGAGTCACGTTCCTGATCCCGTCGACACTCGCCCGCTGATTGATCGGCTGTTTCCGCAGTCCGTTGCCAGTTCGATGGGCGCGCAGATGGTCAACATCAGTAGCGGCAGCGTTGAGTATCCGGTTTCCACATCGAGTGTGAGTACCGGCTGGGCCGGTTCCGAGGGGGCCGAAGTAGCCGGGCCGACCGAGTTCACGACCGTCGACCGACCGCTGTCGCCTGATAGCACGCTAGGCGTTCAGATGAGCATCACCCGCAAGGCCATGAAGCAGTCGGCTGGCATCGAAGATGCAATTCGCCGCGACATGCAGGGCGCGATTCAGGCCGAAATGGATAAGGTGATCTTCCAAGGAAGCGGCAAATCGGGCCAGCCATCTGGCGTGATGGCCAAGGCTAGCGACTACGGCATCGCATCTACTGCTGTGGACAGCGAGGCGACTTACGGCGCATTCCGCAAGGCTGTAACCGAGTTCATGCTGTCTAATGCGGCCACCGGGCCGAACAGCGTCAACGCACTGATCCGCCCTGAGGTCTGGGACGCAATGGATGGTGTGATTTTCGACAGTGGCTCGGGCGTGACCGAATACGATCGCCTGGCGGCCAAGTTGGGCCGCGTGACCCAGAGTCACAACGCATTGGCTGATCCGAGTGGCAGTCCGAAGGCGTCGTCGGCGCTGTTGACCACCAACGCGGGTGGCCAATCGCCTATCTTCGTCGCCACCTGGGGGGCGATCGATATGATCCGCGATCCGTACTCGGATGCGGCCAGCGGCGGGCTGCGCCTGACCGGGTTGGTCACGCTGGACGTCTCGATCAGCCGGGCCGAGCAGCTGCGGATTCTGTCGGGCCTGCAGTAA